The Cumulibacter manganitolerans DNA window TCGCCACAGCAGAAGGCCGCCCAGCTGATTCTCGTGGCGATGACGCCGGGCTCGACCGCCGACGCCAGCGCGCAGCTGAAGAAGGGCAACGCGGGCGGGGTCTTCCTGCTCGGCGGCTGGCCGAGCCAGGCCGCCGCGAAGCAGGCCACCGATCAGATCCACGCCCAGTCCGCGAGCACGGCCCAGATCGGCACCTGGGTGGCCATCGACCAGGAGGGTGGCCAGGTGCAGCAGCTCAAGGGACCCGGCGTGAGCAGCATCCCGTCGGCGCTGGATCAGGCGATGCTCGGCCCGGAGACGCTGCGCGCGCAGGCCGCTCAGTGGGCTCAGCAGCTGAAGCAGGCGGGGATCGACATCAACCTCGCGCCGGTCGCCGACGTCGTGCCGGCGGACATCGGCAAGAAGAACGGGCCGATCGGGCGCTACGACCGGCAGTACGGCGACACCCCGCAGGCGGTCACCGCACCGATGATCGCCTTCCTGCAGGGGATGCAGGACGGCGGCATCGCGGCCACCGTGAAGCACTTCCCGGGGATCGGGCGCATCACCGGCAACACCGACCAGACGGCGTCCGGCATCGACGACGACGTCGCGAGTGCGGCGGACCCGGCGCTCGCGCCGTTCCAGTCGGCGATCCAGGCCGGGGTGCCCATCGTGATGGTCTCGACGGCCCGCTACCCCCAGCTCGATCCGCAGAACCAGGCCGCGTTCTCCGGCGCGATCATCGACGGGCTGCTGCGCGGCCAGCTCGGCTTCACCGGCGTCACCTTCACCGACGATGTCGGCGCCGCGAAGTCGGTGGCCGACGTCCCCGTCGCCGACCGCATCACCCGCTACCTGGAGGCCGGTGGAGACGTCGTGCTGACCGCCGTCCCGACGCAGGCCCAGACGATGGCCGCGGCGGTCGTCGCGCAGTACGGCGCGGAACCGGCGTTCGCCGCGAAGGTCGACGCGGCCGTCGACCGCGTGCTCGCGCT harbors:
- a CDS encoding glycoside hydrolase family 3 N-terminal domain-containing protein, which translates into the protein MRTTRRRTCLAALATIGVLTGAACGPGGRDAAGPATPSGSSSPTSAPSDAAVPTSGPAQTGAAPAQTCAQRIGDMLSPQQKAAQLILVAMTPGSTADASAQLKKGNAGGVFLLGGWPSQAAAKQATDQIHAQSASTAQIGTWVAIDQEGGQVQQLKGPGVSSIPSALDQAMLGPETLRAQAAQWAQQLKQAGIDINLAPVADVVPADIGKKNGPIGRYDRQYGDTPQAVTAPMIAFLQGMQDGGIAATVKHFPGIGRITGNTDQTASGIDDDVASAADPALAPFQSAIQAGVPIVMVSTARYPQLDPQNQAAFSGAIIDGLLRGQLGFTGVTFTDDVGAAKSVADVPVADRITRYLEAGGDVVLTAVPTQAQTMAAAVVAQYGAEPAFAAKVDAAVDRVLALKEKQHLLPCSG